The genomic interval CAACTCAAAACCAGGGAATCTCAAAGTGTAACGCGATTGTGGCTGAAGAGCAAGGGAGGTGTTTCTCGACGTCGGGCCGGCTGGCCGCCAGGTCAGTTGCTGCTTGAAGAAATGGCGAACAGCATGGCCACCGCAAATGCATGCAAAAAGGCGTAAAATGCTGAAAAGGGGCCTCCGCACAGCCCAACATGCCATTTCTGACGAACGTCTATCGAAGGCGGAACCTGTCGCCGACGACGCTCGAACAGCGACCTATGTCGCAGGGAGAATCCCCCTCCGACAGACTAAATGATTCCACCTTCTAAAGCAGCGAGTTGCGATGCGAATTCTCTTCGCGAGCATGCGAATACGAGGAGTACTTTGGTTGCTTACTTCTTGCCCATTTGCTCTTCCAACCGCTCCGCCCGCAGACGATTGCCATAGCGTTGCGGCGAGCGGTCGTCGCCGTAGAGCTTGATGGCGTTCTGAAGTCGTCCGGCGGCTTCGTACGCGCGGGCTAAGTTGTAGCGTGCGCCGCTGGTCCACATGTTGTCAGCCTTCGTCTCCGTCAGCGGCTGTAGAAATTGTTCGGCGTTTTGATAACCTCCCGTGCTGAACCAAATCAGCCCGAGCCAGAACTTGGCATCATCGCGCATCTGTTCAATGGCATCGACCCCCTCCTTGGTCCAGCGGACACCCGGTGCGAACTCAAAGCCTTGTTCCATTTTTCGCGTGATGTCGTCGATTTCTTGCTGAGTTAGAATAGCTTTTAAATAGTAATATCTTGCCCCGCGCTCGACGATTTCACTTTGCTCTTTCGGCGCTTCGCCGTCCGGTTCGTTGGTTCTACCTCCGCCGTAAACGCCGCGCAGGTGAAGCAACCGCCCCAATCGCAGCGCGTAGAATTTCTTTTCTCGCCGCCGGATTTCTTCGCGACTTTCGGGACGCAGTTCGGTGTCACTCTGTGCTTGAGAGCTTTTTTGATCGGGAGCAATTAGGTTCTTGAAGGGTAACTGTTCAATTGCTTGTTGCTGCGCCATGGCGATTGCCGCGGGACGATAGGGATCGACCTCGTCTTGAAGCGCCGCGTAGATTTTTTGCCGTTCGGCCAACGTTTCGTAGGGCAGCTTCCATAGCCGCACTTCGGCAACTTCGCTGAGACCCTTCAGCTTCTCCGCCAGCGCCGATGGATTGGTCGTCAACACCATCCGGTCGCGCCCGGTGAGATGCGATTCGAGCAACTTCATTCGTCGCGAGAGATAGCCAGGAGACGCTTCAAGCAGCACGATGGATTGCTTCAATTCGTCGGCCGTCCGCGGGTATATTCGCCCGCCGGGGATGTCCATCTGTCGCAGCACCGCGTCGTCGGCCGCGGCTTCGGCCAAGGTGGCGATTCCTTTGCCGCCAGGGCCAAGAACGGGAAGCCCATAGGTGTAATCGAACAGAAAGATTTTTCCGCCGCTCAACAGCCCCACCGCCCAGGGCCGTGGATCGTCAGAATTGCGCGCGTCGGGCACTGCCAACAGCACGGTTTCCAAGCCCGCCTGGCGCGCCAGCAACATCAACACCCAGGCGCGGGACAGCGGCGTTCCCCGACCGAAGTACAACGTCTCCTGCGGTAGATGCAGCGCCAGCCACTTCTCCGCCGGCGTGGCTTCTTCGTCCGGCAGCGGCTCGCGCTCGATCTGAATGTTGCGCACAGTCCAGTCGAAAATCGCTGACGCGATCGACAGCTCATCGAGCTTGGCCGGTTGGATGCTGGCGACCGCATCGCGGAGCAGCGATACTTCGCGCAAAAACTGCCCGTCGTATTGCTCGTCGAACGATTCGATGTCGAGCGCGCGAATGGCCCGCGTACGGCGCAGCGACTCGGGCAACGACTCGATCAGCGGATCCCGACGCCAATCGGACGGCGAGACAGCAACGGTTTCGTCAGTTCCGCCGCCGGCTTTCACCTCCTTGGCCGCACGTACCATCCGAATCCACTGGTTCAACTGTTCGACAATTTGCTTCGAAACATCTTCTTCATTATCGAATCGCTCCGGAGAGCTGAGCATCGAAGCAGCACTGCGGAGCACATCAGCTTTGTATCGAGTTTGTCCACTGCTGAGGTTGCGACTACTCGTTGAGCCGCTCTGGCGCGTCGACTGGTAATCGCATCCCGCGAGTAGTGCGATCGCAGCCAACATCGCCCCAGCCAGCCTCATCGGTGGATCTCCGCGGTTACTCACGGCAATTTCTCCACCGTTTCGCGGATTCGTAATATGCGCTCAACGAGCGCGCCAAATTGATCGAGCGGTATCATATTGGGGCCGTCGCTGGGAGACTTGTCCGGGTCGGGATGCGTTTCAAAGAATAGGCCGTCGATACCCATCGCCGTCGCGGCACGGGCCAGCGGTTCGACCATGGCGCGGTTGCCGCCGGTGGCGCTGCCCAGACCGCCCGGCTCCTGCACACTGTGCGTGGCATCGAACACCACCGGCACGCCCAACGATTGCATTTGCGGAATCGCTCGCATGTCGTTAACCAACCGGCCGTAGCCGAAAAAGGTGCCGCGCTCGCACAGCAAGATGTTTTTGCAACCAGCCGCTTCGAGCTTCGCGACGGCATGCTTCATATCCCAGGGAGCGACAAATTGTCCTTTCTTCACATGGACGGCTTTTCCCGTACCGCCCGCTGCGACGAGTAAATCGGTTTGGCGACACAAAAAGGCCGGAATTTGCAGCAAATCGCAGACTTCGGCAACTGGCCTGGCATGCGACGATTCGTGAATGTCGGTCGTCAAGGGCACGCCGATGTCGGCTTTCACCCGGGTAAGTACTTGTAGTCCAGCTTCCAAGCCGTGTCCGCGAAAAGTGGCAGCGCTCGTGCGATTGGCCTTGTCGAACGACGCTTTGAAGACCAACTGTACCGGAAATTTTGCGGCGATCGATTTCAATTGCGCGGCAATCGACAGCGTTAGCTCTTCGCTTTCAATCACGCACGGCCCAGCGATCAACAGCAACGGCTGTCCGCGACCACATTGGTACGGTCCGATAATGACGGGGTTATTAGGCACGTTGTTTGTCCTGATAGTCCATTGCGCAAGCAAGAGAACATCTACATTGACAATCCTCTCCGCCGCGCTCTTGCTGACGCGGCGGGTTTTCAGTTTGATGCAAACTACCCAACATACCACTTCGCGTCGCGACTAAGTAGGCGAAAAACCTTCCGGTACAAGCAGCCGCAGTCGGCGCGGTGCCACAGTCAATTCCAGAGGCAACCGACCACCGGGATCGCCATCGAGTTCGTAGTGCGCTGGATCATCGCTTTCGATGCGCAACCGCGAGCACTTCACATATTCGCAACCTGGTAACCGCCGGTGAAACCCCAGAACAATGGACGACAAGTATCCCAAGCCCGAAAGCAGGCCGCCACGGCGAAATGTGCAGACGTCGAACTGGCCGTCCAGCCCGCTGGCCGACGGCGCGAATCTCAAGCCAAAGCCATATTTCGGCAAGTTGAAAACAAACGCCCAGCGGCAGCGAATCGGCTTGCTCCAAAGAGGCGGTTCAATCGAGTCATCGGCCTCCATCCGCGCGCACCTGACGCGCAACTCTGGATACCGGTAGTTACGAATCGCCTGCCAAATTGGTTTGATATATGACTCATGTCGAATGTTTCCTGAACGTTCTGTGTGCAGCCGCTGAACCACGTCGGCATCAAAACCGGCACTTGCCATCAACAGGAAAAGGCGCATACTGGCCCGGCCGGCATCGAGACAAACCGTCCGGCCACCGGCGATGATTTCGGCGATTTCTGCGGCATTCTTGCCAATTCCAAGATGCTTGGCGAGCAAATTTTCCGTACCGGTCGGATAAACGGCGACCGGAGTACCGGAGTTCGTTCGATTCACGATCTCCGCCGCTGTGCCATCGCCGCCGATGGCGACGACCGATCGCAATTCGCCAGAATGCTGCAATTCCGCGGCTTGTTCCGACAATTCCGACAACGATCCGACCAATTCAGCTTTGCATCGCCGTGCCGATAATTCCGCAATCAGGCGATCGGCCGCACCTTCACGTGCGCCGGCCCCAGCGGCGCGATTGACGACGATCAGGACTCGCCGTGCATCAACAGGCAAGACATTGATCGGATGGTGTGCAGTCATAGCGTGCCTAAACCAAAATCGGCCTTCAGTACCGCGTTCATGACAAGGCGGTAGTCGTCCAGCCACTTCCTGCCGGGAGCCGATCGTGTTGAAATCGTATGCAACCAGAATTCTGGCCGAAATCTCAATTTGGGACGACTTCGGCTCGCTCGACTCTTGCCCCTCCAGTAAATAGAGTGCTGCGCAAGGCCGATCAGCAGTTTGCCACAGGTGTAGCAAGTTGCCCCAGTGGGTAATGCTATGGCCAATGCATCATACGAATAATCATAAGTTGCTTTGCCATAATACTTTAAGACTAATAATTTCCGACAAAAACTGTTCAAAGTTAATCTTGGAACGGCACTTGCATTATTAACTGTCGTCGGCATGCCGACAAACCCTTTTCGATGGCCCGCGGGGTCTCTGACGCGTATCGGCTGGACGGTTGCCTTGCCCCTGACTGTCCTGCACCGTCAATGTGTAATTGACACGTCAGGGACCCCGATTTTTTATGCGCCGGCAATTCTGAGCATACTATAGTCAAGGATTCTTGCTTGACATAACAGCCCCGAGTCTTGGATGTAAATGGTTTTCTGGGGCGATTGGCGGATCAATTCTCGCCAGTCGATAGATGATGCATTTCCCAGCGGCCCCACTTGGAAACAAGCGGTGCTTCAATTGAATTCCAAGTGATTCGCAAGGTCGAATTGCCAGTCCTTCGGACCCAGGTTTTGGATCTTATGGTAACTCTCCGATTGCTGTCGCGGTCGATTCGCTGCCCCAATCTCATCACGGGAGTGGCCCAATTGGTGTTGCTGGCAAATGCGGCAAGTTTGTTCGCCGACGATCCAACAAAGCTATCGGTCGATCGAGGGAATGCCACCGCGCCAGCCATAGCGCAGCGTAATGCCAAGCCGCGGCCGATGCCCGCGAAGAAGCAGCAAAAATCCGCCGTGCCCGATCAGTTTTCCCCCGACATGAGCTTGGGCATGGCGGGCATGAACGTGGACGAAGAACGTGCCGTCAAACGCGTTGGCAGCGAAATCCGTGAGGCCCTATCGCTGCGACCAACGTTGGTGGTCTGGCTGTTGGAACTTTCATCGGCGGCCGAATCGCTCCGCCGCGGATCGATCGATTCGATCGGCCAAGTAATGCAGCAGCTCGGCGACGAACATCCAGGCAAGCTCGAAATGGCAGTCATCGGCTATGACGTCGCGGTGCATTGGGCCACGCCCAATCCGACCAAGAAAGCCGACGAGTTGAAATCGGCGCTTGCCAATTTGAAAGGCAAGAATAGTGAACGAATCAATCTGTATGGTGCGGTTCGACAAGCCGTCGAAAAATTCGCGGCGCGAACTTCGAGCGGTTCGGAAGTCATGTTCGTGGTTGTCGGTGCATCGTCGGGCGATGACCTGAGCGACGCCGATCCTGTCTTGGTCTCGTTAAAGCGGGCCGCCATTGAGGTTTTCGGCATCGGACCAGCAGCGCGCTTCGGTCCATCCGTCGCTCAAACGGTTCGCGGCCGAACGCAGCGTGAACCGAGTGACGAACATACCCCTAGCGAGTCCTTGTTTGCCGAACGAATTCGACTCGCGCTCCCCGGTCAACAGGGGATGTCCGATCTGGGAGACTCGGGCTACGGCCCTTTCGGGTTGGAGCGACTTTGCCGCCAATCGGGCGGACGCTTTTTCCGCCTGCGCGACATGGCGATGATCGGCTGGGAAATCGATCCGACCACAGGGGGCATTAAAGCCGAATTACTCGAACGATATACGCCCGATTACGTAGACGAAGCGCAATATCGCCGGCTGCTCGCTGAAAACAAATGCCGCATGGCGCTGCACAATGCAGCATTGCTTCCCGCGCAAATTGGCCTGGAAGCAATGAGTGCCGAATTCGTGCCCAGCTCCAACGAAGCACAGCTCGCCAAGAACATTACGCGAGCCCAAGAGGCGGCCGCGATCAAGGATCAGCCCATGCAACAATTGTACGACGCGCTGGTCGCAGGCGAATCCGAGCGCACAAATTTAACTGGTGCTCGTTGGCAGGCTGGTTACGACTTGGCGATGGGCCGCGCGCTGTCGGCCAAGGCGCGGCTCGAAGGTTATAACGCGATGTTGGCCACTCTGAAACAAGGCAAGAAGTTCGCCAACCCGGAAAGCAAACGCTGGGTGTTGGAGCCTGCCGATGAAATCGCCGCCGCCAGCGCGCTCGACAAAATGGCCAAATCTTCTCGCGTCTATCTAAAGCGCGTTATCGAGCAACACCAAGGAACGCCGTGGGCTGCCGTTGCGCAGCGAGAATTGCAGTTTCCAGCGGGCTGGAAGTTCGTGGAGAAATAGCCGATCGCAAACTCAAATCCAAAATCTGAATTCCGCCCGCCCCGGGCCCGCATTCAGATTTTCTCCTTATCCCCCCAGCGATGATCGCAAGTCGTTCAAGGCTCGTTCCTGTTGACGTACAGTCTCGACGAGCGTTTCCAATTCTCGCCGCAGGTCGGCCAATTCTGTCCGCAGCGATTGCATTTCTTCTCGCGGCCGGCTGACATCCATTGGGGACGCCTCGGCCGAAACGTGCGGTGCTGGCGCATCTGGCCGAGGCCGACTGGCCATCAGTGCCGATTCATCACCGCCGCCCGACGAACCGAGTCGCTCCTTGAGCCGTTCAAGCTCATCCGGCTCATAAAGATTGTGCGAAATCATCTGTCCGCGTCCTGGCGGCGTTAGCTCGACGACGAGATTCTTCGCCTTCAGAGCGCTGAAGATCGTCCGCATGGCGTTCAAATCGGCGATTGGCTCCATTCGTGAAACGCGGCCGCGCAGCTCCCCTTCAGTTTGCGCTCCGCGGAGCAGCAACTCACCCACCACCGCCAGTTCGACTTTATCGACCCCGAGCCATTCGTAGAGCAAGTGCCGAAATTTCGGCACTCGGCCGCTTCCCTGCACTTCGCTGGCGGCCCCGATCGACTTGAGCCGATCGAGCGAATCCATGACCGAGTCTTCTTCGAGCTGCATCTGCGGATCGCGGTTGCTTTTTTGGTTACAACCAGTCACGAGGCCATTGAGTGTCATCGGATATTGGTCGGGCGTGGTCTTGGCCTTTTCGATCAAAACACCGGCCACGCGGCGGTCGGTGCGATTCAATGGCCGCCACTTTGGCGCAGGAGAGATTGTTTCGTCCATGATTTCGTGCGTGGGTTGGGCATCGCCCGGTGTTGAAGCTGTGCAGTCAACTCTTCACGCTCCGCCGTGAAGACCGAACTGCGAAAACGATTTCCATGCCGCTTCTTCCTCATGGCGGAGCGTAAGGAGTACGTTTGGGGGCATCAAACGGTCCCACGAGCCGAATTTCATCTGCGGCGGTTCGTCAGAGTTTAACTTCCCACCGTACAAAAAAATAGTTGACAACGCCGCTCGAATCCACTGCGGTACTATTTCGCTAGGACAGTTGATCCACGGCTCTTTCAGAGGGACCCCCAGAACGACTTGGCGATCGACGATCCAATCGTGCGGCAAGTGAAATTTGCCGTTGCCGCCGGCGTACTGCGCCCGGGAGCGCTAGCCCCCTCGGTGCGGGAATTGGCCCGCGATCTGGCGATCGGACGGCTCTGTAACTTACAGGACGGAATGTTTGAGCGGGTTGGTGGAGAGCGACCAATTTATGCCGATGTGCGGGTCATTGCCGCCACGCATCGCGATTGACAGTCGATGGCGACCCAGGGGCATATCGAGAGGGTGGATGGTATCGATTGGCCGTATTTCCGATTCACTTGACGCCACCTCGAGATCGATGGGAGTCGATACCGCGGTGAATGATTTCGGAGCGTTCGGATGGCGCTCAGCGATTCCGCGATCGCAAGGTCTGCGGCATCGTCGCCGGCGAGGTTCATTTGTGTCAATTCCACTCGCCTTGATACTTTCTTGAGGATCTCGCGGGTAGTTTTGAGTCAATCTTGATGCGCGACTCGCTAGAATTCCTCTCAGAGGCAGGTCACGTACGTGGTAGGCCACGATTAAATCTGAGGGGTGAAAGGAAAAGGAATCTATCGAGCATGCAAGACGTTTTAATGCTGGTTGTTGCGGCCGGGTTTGGTGTGATGTCATGGCTACTCATGAAATTGAGCGACCGACTGATGGGAGACAAGTGATGAACGGAACGGATCTAGTTGGCCTCGTGCTGTCGCTAGGGTTGGTGGTTTACTTATTGATCGCGTTGCTGAAGCCGGAGTGGTTCGCATGACATCCCAAGTTTGGATCCAGTTAATTCTCTTTTTCGCCGTACTTGCCCTGCTGGTCAAACCGCTAGGCTGGTACATGGCGCGGGTCTATCAGGGCGAGCCTTGCTACGGCTTGGAGCGATTGTTCGGCAGGCTCGAGCGCGTTATTTATCGACTCGCGGGAATCGATTCGAAAGTGGAAATGAGCTGGCGTCGCTATTTGACGGCCGTTCTCGCGTTCAACGCAATCGGCTTCCTGGCAGTGTATGCGATTCTGCGTTTGCAGGGATTGCTGCCATTGAACCCGCAGCATTTTACCGGGGTGACCCCCGGCCTGGCATTTAATACGGCATCGAGTTTTGTGACAAATACGAATTGGCAAAGTTATGGCGGCGAGACGACGCTGAGCTACCTGTCGCAAATGCTCGGGCTTACCGTGCAGAACTTTGTGTCGGCGGCGTCGGGCATGGCGGTTCTCGTCGCTCTCATTCGCGGCATCGCGCGGCGAACGGCACAGACGATTGGCAACTTCTGGTTCGACCTCGTCCGGTCGACCATTTACATTCTTGTGCCACTCTCGACTGTGCTGACGCTCGCACTTGTGTCTCAGGGCGTCATTCAAAACCTGAAGTCGTATGCCGTCGCTTCGGTTCTACAGCCGACAAACGCCGCCGACGGCTCGCGAGTTACAGAACAAACGCTCCCCATGGGTCCGGCCGCTTCGCAGATCGCGATTAAACAGCTTGGCACGAACGGCGGCGGGTTCTTCAACGTGAACTCGGCCCATCCGTTCGAAAACGCAACACCACTATCCAATTTTTTAGAACTGCTGGCAATCCTCCTGATTCCGGCCGCGCTGTGCTATACATTCGGCACGATGGTCGGCGATACGCGGCAAGGCTGGGCCGTATTGGCAGCGATGGTCGCCATCTTCGTGCCGCTGACGATAATCGCCGTCTGGCAGGAGCAGCAGGGCGTGCCAGGGTATAGCGCGATCGGTGTCGATCAGATTGCCAGCGATGGACAAGCGGGCGGAAATATGGAAGGTAAAGAAACTCGTTTTGGCATCGTGAATTCCGGGTTGTGGGCCGCGGCGACGACGGCAGCCTCCAACGGCTGTGTTAACTCGATGCACGATTCGTACACGCCACTCGGCGGACTGGTGCCGATGTGGCTTATGCAGCTTGGCGAGATTGTCTTCGGCGGCGTCGGTAGCGGACTGTACGGCATGTTGATGTTCGTAATCGTCGCCGTGTTCGTCGCCGGGCTGATGGTTGGACGCACACCCGAGTATCTTGGCAAGAAAATCGATGTGTTCGAAATGAAAATGGCATCGCTGGTGATTTTGATTCCACCCTTGGTTGTACTGATTGGAACGGCAATCGCCGTTTCCGGGCCGGGGCTGAGATACTTCAGCGGCGGTGAAGCGAAAGGGAACCTCAATAACCCAGGCGCGCACGGTTTTTCCGAAGTACTGTATGCATTTTCTTCTGCGGGAAACAACAACGGCAGCGCATTCGCGGGCCTGACGGCGAACGCGACGTTCTATCACGTCGCGTTGGGGTTGGCGATGTTCGCCTCTCGCTACTGGCTGATGATACCGACATTGGCGATTGCTGGCTCGCTCGCGCGCAAAAAATACACGCCGCCCGGCGCGGGCACATTGCCGACCCATCGGCCGCTGTTTGTGGCGATGCTCGTAGGCATAATCCTGCTGGTCGGTGCCCTGACGTTCGTTCCGGCGCTCGCGCTCGGTCCGATCGTCGAGCATTTGCAAATGATTGCGGCAAAGTGATTTCCGCAGAAACACGTTCGCGTGGTAAACAAATTCTGGACATTTACTCATGTCAAGCACGACTAAATCACGCTCGCTGTTCGACTTGGCGATTTTATGGCGAGCGACGCTTGAGTCGTTCTGGAAACTGAATCCTAAACACCAGCTTCGCAACCCCGTGATGTTCACGGTGTACGTTGGAAGCATGTTAACGACCTCATTGGGCATTCATGCGATTGCAACTCCGGGCCTGGAATCGACCGGGTTCATCTTCGGGGTATCCGTCTGGTTGTGGTTCACCGTGCTGTTCGCGAACTTTGCCGAGGCGATGGCCGAGGGGCGCGGAAAAGCGCAGGCGGATTCGCTGCGGGCAACGAGGCGCGACGTACCAGCCAAAAAGCTCGACGCGGCCCAGCGAGGCGCCAAACGCCGTCCCGTTTCGGCGGCCTTGTTGCAGAAGGACGATATTGTGCTCGTCGAGGCTGGCGATGTGATCCCCAGCGACGGCGAGGTGATCGAAGGCGTCGCCTCGGTCGATGAAAGCGCAATCACGGGCGAAAGTGCCCCGGTGATCCGCGAGAGCGGCGGCGACCGTAGCAGCGTCACCGGCGGTACTCGTGTGCTTTCCGATTGGCTTATCGTGCGAGTCACGACGAACCCCGGCGAATCGTTTCTCGACCGGATGATAGGGCTTGTCGAAGGAGCCAAGCGACAAAAGACGCCGAACGAGATCGCTCTGGATATTTTACTTGCCGCGATGACGATCATCTTTCTTGCCGTTTGCGCAACACTCTTGCCGTTTTCGAAGTACAGTGTTGCGGCTGCCGGGTACGGCTCACCGATCACGATCACCGTGCTCGTCGCGCTCTTGGTGTGTCTGATACCGACGACGATAGGTGGGTTGCTCTCGGCGATTGGAATCGCCGGCATGGATCGCATGATTCAGGCCAACGTGATCGCAACATCCGGCCGCGCGGTCGAAGCCGCAGGCGATGTCGACGTGTTGCTTCTGGACAAGACCGGTACGATCACGATGGGAAATCGACAGGCCGTGGAGTTCGTTCCGGCCGACGGTGTAGATCTTCCACACCTGGCGGACGCCGCGCAGTTGGCCTCGTTGGCAGACGAAACGCCAGAAGGCCGCAGCATCGTTGTACTGGCGAAAGAGAAGTACGGGTTACGCGGCCGCAGCGTGCATGGCTTGGGTGCGCAGTTCATTCCGTTCTCAGCGCAGACTCGGCTGAGCGGCGTCGATATGGATGGGCGGCGCATCCGCAAAGGAGCTGCTCAGAGTATTGAAAGGTTTGTCACGGAGCAAGGCGGCGCATTGGGTAGCGGCATACGTGAATCGGTCGATCAAATCTCTCGTCGTGGCGGTACGCCGCTCGTGGTGGCAGACGGGACGAAGACGCTCGGAGTGATCCATCTGAAAGACATCGTGAAGGGCGGTATCAAAGAGCGATTTATCGAACTACGCCGAATGGGCATCAAAACCGTCATGATCACGGGTGACAATCCGCAAACCGCAGCGGCTATTGCCGCCGAGGCCGGCGTCGACGATTTCCTGGCGGAAGCCACGCCGGAAGCGAAGTTGAAAATGATTCGTGACTATCAGCACGGAGGCCGGCTGGTGGCCATGACGGGCGACGGCACGAACGATTCACCGGCGCTTGCCCAGGCCGAGGTGGCCGTAGCCATGAATTCTGGTACACAAGCCGCCAAAGAGGCGGGTAACATGGTCGATCTCGATTCCAACCCCACGAAGCTGATTGAGATCGTTGAAATCGGCAAGCAGTTGCTGATGACGCGCGGCTCTCTGACGACCTTTAGCCTTGCAAACGATGTGGCCAAGTATTTTGCGATTATCCCGGCCGCGTTTGCCACGACTTACCCCGTACTTGAATCGCTCAACGTCATGCGCTTGGCGACGCCGGCAAGCGCAATCCTTTCGGCCGTCATTTTCAACGCGCTGATTATTGTCGCGTTGATCCCGTTGGCGCTGCGCGGCGTTCCCTATCGCACCGTCGGCGCGGCCCGGCTCTTGCGCGATAACCTGTTGATCTATGGCCTTGGTGGCCTCGTCGTGCCGTTTGTCGGCATCAAAGGAATCGACGTGCTCCTGGTTGCTCTAAGATTCGCATGAGAGAATTCGATGAAGACGCTTCGGCAATCCATTCTGTTGTTCCTCGTGCTGACCATTGTCACGGGAGTGGTTTATCCGCTTGCAATGACCTGCATCGCACAGCTTGTATTTTCCCACCGGGCGAACGGTAGCTGGATTGAGCGCCACGGCACACGAGTCGGCTCTGAGTTCATCGGCCAGCAGTTCGATGGCCCGCGTTATTTTTGGGGGCGACCTTCGGCGTGCGGCTACAACAGCGCCGCATCGAATGGCAGCAATGCTGGGCCAACAAACCCGGTTCAGCTAGCTGTCGTTCGCGATCGCGTGGTGTTGCTTCAACGTGCGCACCCGGAACAATCGAGGCCCGTTCCAGTGGATCTGGTTACAGCTTCTGGCAGCGGGCTCGACCCGCATATCAGCCCGGCGGCCGCGGAGTTCCAGGTCGTCCGTGTCGCCAAAGCGCGATCTCTTGAACCAGCCAAGGTGCGCGAATTAGTTTCTGAGCAAACAGAAGGGCGCACGTTCGGCGTTCTCGGTGAGCCACGAGTCAATGTGCTGAAGCTCAACCTGGCATTAGATAATCTCAGATAGAGATCCCGTCTATTAAGTACACCGCTGCGCGAATAATTTATTCATGAACACTTCAAGGATCAGGTCGGGTAGGTTTCAAAACAAT from Pirellulales bacterium carries:
- the kdsA gene encoding 3-deoxy-8-phosphooctulonate synthase, whose amino-acid sequence is MRTNNVPNNPVIIGPYQCGRGQPLLLIAGPCVIESEELTLSIAAQLKSIAAKFPVQLVFKASFDKANRTSAATFRGHGLEAGLQVLTRVKADIGVPLTTDIHESSHARPVAEVCDLLQIPAFLCRQTDLLVAAGGTGKAVHVKKGQFVAPWDMKHAVAKLEAAGCKNILLCERGTFFGYGRLVNDMRAIPQMQSLGVPVVFDATHSVQEPGGLGSATGGNRAMVEPLARAATAMGIDGLFFETHPDPDKSPSDGPNMIPLDQFGALVERILRIRETVEKLP
- a CDS encoding VWA domain-containing protein encodes the protein MVTLRLLSRSIRCPNLITGVAQLVLLANAASLFADDPTKLSVDRGNATAPAIAQRNAKPRPMPAKKQQKSAVPDQFSPDMSLGMAGMNVDEERAVKRVGSEIREALSLRPTLVVWLLELSSAAESLRRGSIDSIGQVMQQLGDEHPGKLEMAVIGYDVAVHWATPNPTKKADELKSALANLKGKNSERINLYGAVRQAVEKFAARTSSGSEVMFVVVGASSGDDLSDADPVLVSLKRAAIEVFGIGPAARFGPSVAQTVRGRTQREPSDEHTPSESLFAERIRLALPGQQGMSDLGDSGYGPFGLERLCRQSGGRFFRLRDMAMIGWEIDPTTGGIKAELLERYTPDYVDEAQYRRLLAENKCRMALHNAALLPAQIGLEAMSAEFVPSSNEAQLAKNITRAQEAAAIKDQPMQQLYDALVAGESERTNLTGARWQAGYDLAMGRALSAKARLEGYNAMLATLKQGKKFANPESKRWVLEPADEIAAASALDKMAKSSRVYLKRVIEQHQGTPWAAVAQRELQFPAGWKFVEK
- a CDS encoding DUF480 domain-containing protein gives rise to the protein MDETISPAPKWRPLNRTDRRVAGVLIEKAKTTPDQYPMTLNGLVTGCNQKSNRDPQMQLEEDSVMDSLDRLKSIGAASEVQGSGRVPKFRHLLYEWLGVDKVELAVVGELLLRGAQTEGELRGRVSRMEPIADLNAMRTIFSALKAKNLVVELTPPGRGQMISHNLYEPDELERLKERLGSSGGGDESALMASRPRPDAPAPHVSAEASPMDVSRPREEMQSLRTELADLRRELETLVETVRQQERALNDLRSSLGG
- a CDS encoding sigma 54-interacting transcriptional regulator — its product is MAIDDPIVRQVKFAVAAGVLRPGALAPSVRELARDLAIGRLCNLQDGMFERVGGERPIYADVRVIAATHRD
- the kdpF gene encoding K(+)-transporting ATPase subunit F gives rise to the protein MNGTDLVGLVLSLGLVVYLLIALLKPEWFA
- the kdpA gene encoding potassium-transporting ATPase subunit KdpA translates to MTSQVWIQLILFFAVLALLVKPLGWYMARVYQGEPCYGLERLFGRLERVIYRLAGIDSKVEMSWRRYLTAVLAFNAIGFLAVYAILRLQGLLPLNPQHFTGVTPGLAFNTASSFVTNTNWQSYGGETTLSYLSQMLGLTVQNFVSAASGMAVLVALIRGIARRTAQTIGNFWFDLVRSTIYILVPLSTVLTLALVSQGVIQNLKSYAVASVLQPTNAADGSRVTEQTLPMGPAASQIAIKQLGTNGGGFFNVNSAHPFENATPLSNFLELLAILLIPAALCYTFGTMVGDTRQGWAVLAAMVAIFVPLTIIAVWQEQQGVPGYSAIGVDQIASDGQAGGNMEGKETRFGIVNSGLWAAATTAASNGCVNSMHDSYTPLGGLVPMWLMQLGEIVFGGVGSGLYGMLMFVIVAVFVAGLMVGRTPEYLGKKIDVFEMKMASLVILIPPLVVLIGTAIAVSGPGLRYFSGGEAKGNLNNPGAHGFSEVLYAFSSAGNNNGSAFAGLTANATFYHVALGLAMFASRYWLMIPTLAIAGSLARKKYTPPGAGTLPTHRPLFVAMLVGIILLVGALTFVPALALGPIVEHLQMIAAK
- the kdpB gene encoding potassium-transporting ATPase subunit KdpB: MSSTTKSRSLFDLAILWRATLESFWKLNPKHQLRNPVMFTVYVGSMLTTSLGIHAIATPGLESTGFIFGVSVWLWFTVLFANFAEAMAEGRGKAQADSLRATRRDVPAKKLDAAQRGAKRRPVSAALLQKDDIVLVEAGDVIPSDGEVIEGVASVDESAITGESAPVIRESGGDRSSVTGGTRVLSDWLIVRVTTNPGESFLDRMIGLVEGAKRQKTPNEIALDILLAAMTIIFLAVCATLLPFSKYSVAAAGYGSPITITVLVALLVCLIPTTIGGLLSAIGIAGMDRMIQANVIATSGRAVEAAGDVDVLLLDKTGTITMGNRQAVEFVPADGVDLPHLADAAQLASLADETPEGRSIVVLAKEKYGLRGRSVHGLGAQFIPFSAQTRLSGVDMDGRRIRKGAAQSIERFVTEQGGALGSGIRESVDQISRRGGTPLVVADGTKTLGVIHLKDIVKGGIKERFIELRRMGIKTVMITGDNPQTAAAIAAEAGVDDFLAEATPEAKLKMIRDYQHGGRLVAMTGDGTNDSPALAQAEVAVAMNSGTQAAKEAGNMVDLDSNPTKLIEIVEIGKQLLMTRGSLTTFSLANDVAKYFAIIPAAFATTYPVLESLNVMRLATPASAILSAVIFNALIIVALIPLALRGVPYRTVGAARLLRDNLLIYGLGGLVVPFVGIKGIDVLLVALRFA
- the kdpC gene encoding potassium-transporting ATPase subunit KdpC translates to MKTLRQSILLFLVLTIVTGVVYPLAMTCIAQLVFSHRANGSWIERHGTRVGSEFIGQQFDGPRYFWGRPSACGYNSAASNGSNAGPTNPVQLAVVRDRVVLLQRAHPEQSRPVPVDLVTASGSGLDPHISPAAAEFQVVRVAKARSLEPAKVRELVSEQTEGRTFGVLGEPRVNVLKLNLALDNLR